A genomic window from Cinclus cinclus chromosome 5, bCinCin1.1, whole genome shotgun sequence includes:
- the LOC134044392 gene encoding C-C motif chemokine 4 homolog, producing the protein MRVLAATLAGLFLVAICSLAEADGRVSRNAALSKNEATSCCLMYTSRPIPRRMIHSAYRTNTRCPMQAVVLVTRKGREVCANPEALWVQKYLEDLELLEH; encoded by the exons ATGAGAGTCCTTGCAGCCACCCTGGCTGGTCTGTTCCTTGTGGCCATCTGCTCCCTGGCTGAGGCTGATGGCAGAGTCTCCAGGAATGCTGCACTTTCCAAGAACG aagccacctccTGCTGCCTGATGTACACTTCACGCCCCATCCCACGGCGCATGATCCACTCTGCCTACAGGACCAACACCAGGTGCCCAATGCAAGCCGTGGT cCTGGTCACCaggaaggggagggaggtgTGTGCAAATCCCGAGGCTCTCTGGGTGCAGAAATACCTGGAGGACTTGGAGCTTCTGGAGCACTGA